The nucleotide sequence GCACCCCGGCGTCAAGGTCGAGGTCCAGATCGAGTCCTGGGACGACGTCGACCGCAAGGTCGCCGAGATGGTCAAGGCGGGCAAGGCGCCCGACGTCGCACAGATCGGCGCGTACGCCGACTACGCCGCCGCCGGTGAGCTGTACGCCGCCGACGAGATGCTCTCCATACCCGTCCAGGCGAACTTCCTCGCCCCGCTCGTCGCCGCGGGCGAACACAAGCGCACCCAGTACGGTCTGCCGTTCGTCGCCTCCACGCGCCCGCTGTTCTACAACAAGGCGCTCTTCGAGCAGGCCGGCGCCAAGGCCCCCACCACCTGGGACGAGCTCGCCAAGGCCGCCGAGAAGCTCAAGGACAACGGTGTCCGCACCCCGTTCGCGCTGCCGCTCGGGCCCGAGGAGGCCCAGGCCGAAGCCCTGATGTGGATGCTCGCCGGCGGCGGTGGCTGGACCGACGGCACCGACCACTACTCCGTCGACTCCGACGCCAACATCAAGACCTTCGACTGGCTCAAGGCCAACCTCGTCGGGAAGGGCCTCACCGGGCCCGTCGCCCCCGGCAAGCTCAACCGCAAGGCCGCGTTCGCCGCCTTCGCGAACGGCGAGGTCGGCATGCTCAACGGCCACCCCTCGCTCCTGAAGGAAGCCGCCAAGAAGGGCGTCCAGGTCGGGCAGGTCCCGCTCCCCGGCGCCGACGGCCCGGCGAAGGCCGCGATGGGCGTCGCCGACTGGATCATGGGCTTCAAGCAGAACG is from Streptomyces venezuelae ATCC 10712 and encodes:
- a CDS encoding ABC transporter substrate-binding protein; the encoded protein is MDEAVERRRFLGLTAAVAALGLTATVGGCGSLGGDSGDVTLRLVAADYDLTGGDTTKKYWADLVTAFEGKHPGVKVEVQIESWDDVDRKVAEMVKAGKAPDVAQIGAYADYAAAGELYAADEMLSIPVQANFLAPLVAAGEHKRTQYGLPFVASTRPLFYNKALFEQAGAKAPTTWDELAKAAEKLKDNGVRTPFALPLGPEEAQAEALMWMLAGGGGWTDGTDHYSVDSDANIKTFDWLKANLVGKGLTGPVAPGKLNRKAAFAAFANGEVGMLNGHPSLLKEAAKKGVQVGQVPLPGADGPAKAAMGVADWIMGFKQNGHRKEIGDFLNFVFSDENVLKFAGDNDLLPVTVTASTRMETEPEHANLRVFLKTLPGSQLPPVGKTSWAKVSENVKQNIGKAVTPAGRPADVLGAIGRAATTAENAE